A single Streptomyces sp. 2114.4 DNA region contains:
- a CDS encoding FmdB family zinc ribbon protein encodes MPTYQYQCTECGEGLEAVQKFTDDSLTECPGCQGRLKKVFSAVGIVFKGSGFYRNDSRGSSSSSSPGKNASTSGSASSSDSSASSDSSSSSSSGSSSGGSDSKSKAPAAASSSGSTSGASSAA; translated from the coding sequence GTGCCGACGTACCAGTACCAGTGCACCGAGTGCGGCGAGGGCCTCGAGGCGGTGCAGAAGTTCACCGACGACTCGCTGACCGAGTGCCCCGGCTGCCAGGGACGCCTCAAGAAGGTGTTCTCCGCGGTCGGCATCGTCTTCAAGGGCTCCGGCTTCTACCGCAACGACAGCCGCGGCTCGTCGTCCAGCAGCAGCCCCGGGAAGAACGCCTCCACGTCGGGCAGCGCGTCCTCGTCGGACTCCTCGGCTTCCTCCGACTCCTCGTCGAGCTCTTCGTCGGGCTCCTCGTCCGGCGGCTCGGACAGCAAGTCCAAGGCCCCGGCCGCCGCGTCGTCGTCCGGCAGCACCTCGGGCGCCAGCTCCGCAGCCTGA
- a CDS encoding S-methyl-5'-thioadenosine phosphorylase: protein MADAEIGVIGGSGFYSFLDDVTEVTVDTPYGRPSDSLFLGEIAGRRVAFLPRHGRGHHLPPHRINYRANLWALRSLGVRQVLAPCAVGGLRLEYGPGTLLIPDQLVDRTKARPQTYFDGEPLPDGQIPNVVHLTFADPYCPTGRQASLKAARGRDWEPVDGGTLVVIEGPRFSTRAESRWHAAQGWSVVGMTGHPEAVLARELSLCYTSLALVTDLDAGTETGDGVSHEEVFRVFAENVGRLREVLFDAVAALPDTAARACLCTEVHTGWDLGIDLP from the coding sequence ATGGCTGACGCGGAGATTGGCGTAATCGGCGGATCGGGTTTCTACTCCTTCCTCGACGACGTGACCGAGGTCACGGTGGACACCCCCTACGGGCGCCCCAGCGACTCGCTGTTCCTGGGAGAGATCGCCGGCCGCCGGGTCGCGTTCCTCCCCCGGCACGGCCGCGGCCACCACCTTCCGCCGCACCGCATCAACTACCGCGCCAATCTCTGGGCCCTGCGCTCGCTCGGTGTGCGCCAGGTCCTCGCCCCGTGCGCGGTCGGCGGTCTGCGCCTCGAGTACGGCCCCGGCACGCTCCTGATCCCTGACCAGCTCGTCGACCGCACCAAGGCCCGTCCCCAGACCTACTTCGACGGCGAGCCGCTTCCCGACGGGCAGATCCCCAATGTCGTCCACCTGACCTTCGCCGACCCGTACTGCCCCACCGGGCGGCAGGCCTCCCTCAAGGCGGCCCGCGGCCGGGACTGGGAGCCCGTCGACGGCGGCACCCTGGTCGTGATCGAAGGCCCCCGCTTCTCGACCCGCGCCGAATCGCGCTGGCACGCCGCCCAGGGCTGGTCGGTGGTCGGCATGACCGGCCACCCCGAAGCCGTCCTGGCCCGCGAACTGAGCCTGTGCTACACCTCCTTGGCCCTGGTCACCGACCTGGACGCGGGCACGGAGACCGGCGACGGTGTCTCCCACGAGGAGGTCTTCCGGGTGTTCGCCGAGAACGTGGGCCGGCTGCGGGAGGTCCTGTTCGACGCGGTCGCCGCCCTCCCGGACACCGCTGCCCGCGCCTGCCTGTGCACCGAGGTCCACACCGGCTGGGACCTGGGCATCGACCTGCCGTAA
- the mscL gene encoding large conductance mechanosensitive channel protein MscL, producing the protein MSESKGVLQGFKEFLMRGNVIELAVAVVVGAAFTNIVNAVVKGIINPIVGALGSQNLDHYQSCLTETCAKDPKTGAFTDGIYILWGSVLSAALTFLITAAVVYFLMILPINKWKERQAARKADESIPADPTEIQLLIEIRDALIAQRTGSPSAPSSGTGIIGTQKSQQ; encoded by the coding sequence GTGAGCGAGAGCAAGGGCGTCCTGCAGGGATTCAAGGAATTCCTGATGCGCGGCAACGTCATCGAACTCGCGGTCGCGGTGGTCGTCGGTGCTGCCTTCACGAACATCGTGAACGCCGTGGTCAAGGGCATCATCAACCCGATCGTGGGCGCGCTCGGTTCGCAGAACCTCGATCACTACCAGTCCTGCCTGACCGAGACCTGCGCCAAGGATCCCAAGACGGGCGCGTTCACCGACGGTATTTACATCCTCTGGGGCTCGGTGCTCAGCGCCGCCCTGACGTTCCTGATCACCGCCGCGGTCGTCTACTTCCTCATGATCCTTCCGATCAACAAGTGGAAGGAGCGCCAGGCGGCCAGGAAGGCGGACGAGAGCATCCCCGCGGACCCGACCGAGATCCAGCTGCTCATCGAGATCCGCGATGCGCTGATCGCGCAGCGCACCGGCTCACCGTCCGCGCCGTCCTCCGGCACGGGGATCATCGGCACACAAAAGTCTCAGCAGTAG
- a CDS encoding MepB family protein, whose translation MATHSAESAAQCPAGSEPWAGGESLHEELLAAKTTVYDPCGFVCSRPVPEAESAEYAAHEFTLDGSAVRFRVAKTTPTKAGQFVTVWKRSPGGPIQPFDSADAVELFVISSRQDGHFGHFVFPRDVLAERGIVSRSGTGGKRAFRIYPPWVEPASRQARSTQAWQLDHFLPIGADGALDQTRARTLHHPGHRP comes from the coding sequence ATGGCGACACATTCCGCGGAATCCGCTGCGCAGTGCCCCGCAGGTTCCGAGCCCTGGGCGGGTGGGGAATCGCTGCACGAGGAGCTTCTTGCGGCGAAGACGACGGTGTATGACCCGTGCGGGTTCGTCTGCTCGCGGCCGGTGCCCGAAGCGGAGAGCGCGGAGTACGCGGCCCATGAATTCACTCTCGACGGCTCGGCCGTCAGGTTCCGGGTGGCCAAGACGACCCCGACCAAGGCCGGCCAGTTCGTCACGGTGTGGAAGCGGAGCCCCGGCGGGCCGATTCAGCCGTTCGACTCCGCGGACGCGGTCGAGCTCTTCGTCATCAGCAGCCGCCAGGACGGGCACTTCGGGCACTTCGTCTTTCCGCGGGATGTGCTCGCTGAACGGGGCATCGTCTCCCGCAGCGGCACGGGCGGAAAGCGTGCGTTCCGCATTTACCCGCCGTGGGTGGAGCCGGCCAGTCGCCAGGCCCGCAGCACACAGGCGTGGCAGCTGGACCACTTCCTGCCGATCGGTGCTGACGGCGCCCTTGACCAGACCCGTGCCCGGACGCTCCACCACCCCGGCCACCGCCCCTGA
- a CDS encoding AMP-binding protein — protein MSSEHADDAREAQEPEASRIALTWSGEPGRHEELTHGMLLDQAERAAAALTRLGVRAGDRVAVHLPLVPESVIATLACGRLDAIRTTLPVSLTVPELVARTRESSARVLITADAAFWDGAVRPVKAVLDHALARGAASGGVPDRTVLVVNRCSRPVSWKPGRDLWWHEALGAGAATR, from the coding sequence ATGAGCTCAGAGCATGCAGACGACGCCCGGGAAGCGCAGGAACCGGAGGCGTCGCGAATCGCCCTCACCTGGAGCGGGGAGCCGGGACGCCATGAGGAGCTGACGCACGGCATGCTCCTCGACCAGGCCGAGCGGGCCGCGGCCGCGCTCACCCGGCTCGGCGTACGGGCCGGCGACCGGGTCGCGGTGCATCTGCCACTGGTGCCGGAGTCGGTGATCGCCACGCTCGCCTGCGGCCGACTGGATGCGATACGCACCACGCTGCCGGTTTCGTTGACGGTGCCCGAACTGGTCGCACGGACGCGTGAGTCCTCGGCCAGGGTGCTGATCACGGCCGATGCGGCGTTCTGGGACGGGGCCGTACGGCCGGTGAAGGCGGTCCTCGACCACGCGCTGGCCCGGGGCGCGGCCTCAGGGGGTGTGCCGGACCGCACCGTGCTGGTGGTGAACCGGTGCTCGCGGCCGGTCTCCTGGAAGCCGGGCCGCGACCTGTGGTGGCACGAGGCACTGGGCGCCGGCGCCGCCACCCGCTGA
- a CDS encoding MBL fold metallo-hydrolase codes for MHFAQYYLDCLSQASYLIGDESTGRAVLVDPRRDIDEYLRDAEAAGLRIELVIETHIHADFLSGHLELARATDAAIAFGEAAETGFPIRRLRDGERISLGAHDDEGVTLTVLATPGHTLESICLVLREHPDDEVPFGVLTGDTLFVGDVGRPDLLSAAGHSPHDMAARLHHSLHTKLLTLPDATRVFPAHGAGSACGRSLSTETSSTIGDQRRLNYALQPMPEADFVRLVTAGQPATPGYFAHDAALNRDGHALLEPGPPPAFTLDEVLAARDRQGAALLDCRPRAAYTRAHLAGSLHTSLDTRFAEYAGSVVAPGTPIVLLADPGTEQEARLRLARIGYDHVLGHLPDPAAVLERTPALARRSHRIRHDELPQPAGELPEEHASGIQLIDVRNPAEYEAGALPGARNIPLAGLSARITELDPARPVVLYCRSGNRSVIAAALLEAHGFGDVCDVVGGYDAVAAGVG; via the coding sequence GTGCACTTCGCGCAGTACTACCTCGACTGCCTCTCCCAGGCGTCGTATCTGATCGGCGACGAGAGCACCGGCCGCGCCGTCCTCGTCGACCCGCGCCGCGATATCGACGAGTACCTGCGCGATGCGGAAGCCGCCGGCCTGCGCATCGAACTCGTCATCGAGACGCACATTCACGCCGACTTCCTCTCCGGCCACCTCGAACTCGCACGGGCCACCGATGCCGCCATCGCCTTCGGGGAAGCCGCCGAAACCGGCTTCCCCATACGGCGGTTACGGGACGGCGAGCGCATCTCGCTCGGGGCGCACGACGACGAAGGGGTGACCCTCACTGTCCTCGCCACCCCCGGCCACACCCTTGAATCCATCTGCCTGGTCCTCCGCGAACACCCGGACGACGAGGTGCCGTTCGGCGTGCTCACCGGTGACACCCTCTTCGTCGGCGATGTCGGCCGGCCCGACCTGCTCTCCGCCGCCGGTCACTCCCCGCACGACATGGCCGCCCGTCTGCACCACTCCCTGCACACCAAACTCCTGACCCTCCCGGACGCGACCCGGGTCTTTCCCGCACACGGCGCGGGCTCGGCCTGCGGCCGCAGCCTCTCCACCGAGACCAGCTCCACGATCGGCGACCAGCGCCGCCTCAACTACGCCCTGCAGCCCATGCCGGAGGCCGACTTCGTCCGGCTGGTCACCGCGGGACAGCCCGCCACCCCCGGGTACTTCGCGCACGACGCGGCCCTCAACCGCGACGGCCACGCCCTCCTGGAGCCCGGCCCGCCGCCCGCCTTCACCCTCGACGAGGTGCTTGCGGCCCGCGACCGGCAGGGCGCCGCCCTCCTCGACTGCCGCCCGCGGGCCGCATACACCCGTGCGCACCTGGCCGGTTCGCTCCATACGAGCCTGGACACCCGGTTCGCCGAGTACGCCGGCAGCGTGGTCGCCCCGGGCACCCCCATCGTGCTGCTCGCCGACCCCGGTACGGAGCAGGAGGCCCGCCTCCGGCTCGCCCGCATCGGCTACGACCACGTCCTCGGCCATCTGCCCGACCCGGCCGCCGTACTGGAGCGCACGCCCGCCCTCGCCCGCCGCAGCCATCGCATCCGCCACGACGAGCTGCCCCAGCCGGCAGGCGAGTTGCCCGAGGAGCACGCGTCCGGCATCCAGTTGATCGATGTCCGTAATCCGGCCGAGTACGAGGCGGGTGCCCTCCCCGGTGCCCGCAACATCCCGCTGGCCGGCCTTTCCGCCCGCATCACCGAACTGGACCCGGCCCGCCCGGTCGTCCTGTACTGCCGCAGCGGCAACCGGTCGGTGATCGCGGCGGCACTGCTGGAGGCGCACGGGTTCGGGGACGTGTGCGATGTGGTGGGGGGATACGACGCGGTGGCCGCGGGCGTGGGGTGA
- a CDS encoding GntR family transcriptional regulator — protein sequence MTTEPPDGAHGPRPLDRRSPLPLWAQLFADLRRRMEAGAFRAEFPAEHRLTGEYEVSRHTVREALRKLRADGLVIAERGRTSRLDTRRIQQPLGSLYSLFRELEGQGVEQRSEVLRLERTAEGTVAGHLGLVPDAPLVVLERLRLADGEPLAHDTAYLPVEVAEPLLDADFGHTSLYGELTRRCGVKVTGGRERIQPFLPDVRQAWLLGLADREAAFTIERLGRAGERPVEWRETVVRGDRFSFVAEWSDRNPAVALAPRASCPSS from the coding sequence ATGACGACCGAGCCGCCGGACGGCGCGCACGGCCCGCGTCCCCTGGACCGGCGCTCGCCACTGCCCCTGTGGGCGCAGCTCTTCGCCGATCTGCGCCGTCGGATGGAAGCCGGCGCATTCCGTGCGGAGTTCCCGGCCGAGCACCGGCTGACCGGCGAGTACGAGGTCAGCCGGCACACGGTCCGCGAGGCGCTGCGCAAGCTGCGCGCCGACGGCCTGGTGATCGCCGAGCGCGGCCGCACCAGCCGGCTGGACACCCGCCGCATACAGCAGCCGCTGGGCTCCCTCTACAGCCTCTTCCGCGAGCTGGAGGGCCAGGGCGTGGAGCAGCGCAGCGAGGTGTTGCGGCTGGAACGGACCGCGGAGGGGACGGTCGCCGGGCATCTGGGGCTGGTTCCGGATGCGCCGCTGGTCGTCCTGGAACGGCTGCGGCTCGCGGACGGCGAACCGCTCGCTCACGACACCGCGTATCTGCCCGTCGAAGTCGCCGAGCCGCTGCTGGACGCCGACTTCGGGCACACCTCGCTCTACGGAGAGCTGACGCGGCGCTGCGGAGTGAAGGTCACCGGCGGCCGGGAGCGGATCCAGCCGTTCCTGCCGGACGTCCGGCAGGCGTGGCTGCTGGGGCTGGCCGACCGGGAGGCGGCGTTCACCATCGAGCGGCTGGGGCGGGCCGGGGAGAGGCCCGTGGAGTGGCGCGAGACGGTGGTCCGCGGCGACCGGTTCTCCTTCGTCGCGGAGTGGTCCGACCGGAATCCGGCCGTCGCCCTCGCGCCGCGTGCCTCGTGTCCGTCCTCATAG
- a CDS encoding sulfite exporter TauE/SafE family protein, protein MSVLIAAAALPCGLLIGLLLGSLGGGGSVLAVPALVYLLGQSPHEATAGALIVVMVGSVTGLVCHARAGRVRWAAGTAFGALGTAGSYLGSRWSAALDPAVLMAAFAGLLLVVAAMLVSRGLREWRAAGGARPIRESPETVSSGDAREEEAVPLRDTPEPPAPLRHSPGPAPLRDSPGPAPLREAPELSPLRDTPSTAPTDPSAGRTAGPSHPTGPTGSGSAGTRPTATPPTSPQPVGPHSAGPRPAGTSRPARRPLRFAVTASAVGLLTGFFGVGGGFVVVPALTLVLGLEMPVAIGTSLLVILLNSLTALGTRAGTGALDWPVLAGFAACAAVGSHLGNRLTTRLRAHTLTTAFACLVTVLAVSMAVTALPRLWSP, encoded by the coding sequence GTGTCCGTCCTCATAGCCGCCGCGGCGCTGCCGTGCGGACTGCTGATCGGTCTGCTGCTGGGCTCGCTCGGCGGCGGCGGTTCGGTGCTGGCGGTGCCCGCGCTGGTCTATCTGCTGGGGCAGTCGCCGCACGAGGCGACCGCGGGCGCGCTGATCGTCGTCATGGTCGGTTCGGTGACCGGGCTGGTCTGCCATGCCCGTGCCGGGCGGGTCCGGTGGGCGGCCGGTACGGCATTCGGGGCGCTGGGTACGGCCGGCAGCTACCTCGGCTCCCGGTGGAGCGCGGCGCTGGACCCCGCGGTGCTGATGGCGGCGTTCGCGGGGCTGCTGCTCGTGGTGGCGGCGATGCTGGTGTCACGGGGGCTGCGCGAGTGGCGAGCGGCGGGCGGTGCCCGTCCCATACGGGAGTCCCCGGAGACGGTTTCCTCGGGAGATGCGAGGGAGGAGGAGGCCGTGCCCTTACGTGATACTCCGGAGCCGCCCGCGCCCCTTCGCCACTCGCCGGGCCCCGCGCCCTTACGGGACAGCCCGGGTCCCGCACCCTTACGGGAGGCCCCGGAGCTCTCGCCCTTACGGGACACCCCGAGTACGGCCCCCACGGACCCCTCCGCAGGCCGGACCGCCGGTCCTTCCCACCCCACGGGCCCCACGGGATCCGGCTCCGCGGGAACCCGCCCCACGGCCACACCTCCCACGAGCCCCCAGCCCGTCGGCCCTCATTCCGCCGGCCCCCGGCCCGCAGGCACCTCCCGGCCCGCCCGTCGTCCCCTCCGGTTCGCCGTGACCGCCTCCGCCGTCGGGCTGCTCACCGGTTTCTTCGGGGTCGGCGGCGGCTTTGTCGTCGTACCGGCGCTCACCCTGGTCCTGGGCCTGGAGATGCCGGTCGCCATCGGCACCTCTCTCCTCGTCATACTCCTCAACTCCCTTACGGCGCTGGGCACCAGGGCCGGCACCGGGGCACTGGACTGGCCGGTGCTGGCGGGCTTCGCGGCCTGTGCAGCGGTCGGCAGTCACCTCGGCAACCGCCTCACCACCCGTCTGCGGGCGCACACCCTGACCACGGCCTTCGCCTGCCTCGTCACCGTCCTCGCCGTCTCCATGGCGGTCACCGCCCTGCCCCGCCTCTGGTCGCCCTGA
- a CDS encoding FAD/NAD(P)-binding oxidoreductase, producing the protein MAPAPATPSHHQVLIVGGGTAGITVAARLRRAGVRDIALLEPSETHWYQPLWTLVGGGQAPLRAALRTEAEVIPPGVRWLRERATAVDPAARTVTTASGRVLSYGKLVLAPGLQLDWDGVPGLAPALGHGGVSSNYRPDLAPLTWDLIRRMRSGTAVFTMPSGPVKCGGAPQKIAYLAADHWRKRGVLGAIRTILVLPEPAMFKVPVFSRALTETARRYGIEVRLSSEMTRLDGAAREAVITDHTTGKDETVRYDLLHAVPPQRAPEWLADGPLADPDSPFGYVKADRETLQHPDFPDVFVLGDAANLPTSKTGAAIRKQAPVVVANLLAGLRGRPATARYDGYTSCPLVTARHKMLLAEFDYDLQPTPSIPFIDTTRERTDMWFLKRYGLPQLYFKGMLKGLA; encoded by the coding sequence ATGGCCCCCGCACCCGCCACCCCGTCCCACCACCAAGTCCTGATCGTCGGCGGCGGTACCGCAGGCATCACCGTCGCCGCCCGGCTGCGCCGTGCCGGCGTCCGGGACATCGCCCTGCTGGAGCCGTCGGAGACGCACTGGTACCAGCCGCTGTGGACGCTGGTCGGCGGTGGCCAGGCCCCGCTGCGCGCCGCGCTGCGCACCGAGGCGGAGGTCATCCCGCCCGGCGTGCGCTGGCTGCGGGAGCGCGCCACCGCCGTCGACCCGGCCGCCCGTACGGTCACCACGGCCTCCGGCCGGGTCCTCTCCTACGGGAAGCTGGTGCTCGCCCCCGGCCTGCAGCTCGACTGGGACGGTGTGCCCGGCCTGGCCCCGGCCCTCGGCCACGGCGGGGTGAGCAGCAACTACCGGCCCGATCTCGCCCCGCTCACCTGGGATCTGATCCGCCGGATGCGCAGCGGGACGGCCGTGTTCACCATGCCGTCCGGGCCGGTGAAGTGCGGCGGCGCCCCGCAGAAGATCGCGTATCTGGCGGCGGACCACTGGCGCAAGCGCGGCGTGCTGGGCGCGATCCGCACCATCCTGGTGCTCCCGGAGCCTGCGATGTTCAAGGTGCCGGTCTTCTCCCGGGCGCTGACGGAGACGGCCCGGCGGTACGGCATCGAGGTGCGGCTGAGCTCCGAGATGACCCGGCTCGACGGTGCGGCGCGCGAGGCAGTGATCACCGACCACACCACCGGCAAGGACGAGACCGTCCGCTACGACCTGCTGCACGCCGTACCGCCGCAGCGCGCCCCCGAGTGGCTGGCCGACGGCCCGCTGGCCGACCCCGACTCCCCGTTCGGGTACGTCAAGGCCGACCGGGAAACCCTCCAGCACCCCGACTTCCCCGACGTGTTCGTGCTCGGCGATGCCGCCAACCTTCCGACGTCCAAAACGGGTGCCGCGATCCGCAAGCAGGCGCCGGTCGTCGTCGCCAACCTCCTCGCCGGTCTGCGCGGGCGCCCCGCCACCGCCCGCTACGACGGCTATACCTCCTGCCCCCTGGTCACCGCCCGGCACAAGATGCTGCTCGCCGAGTTCGACTACGACCTGCAGCCCACCCCCTCGATCCCCTTCATCGACACCACCCGGGAACGCACCGACATGTGGTTCCTCAAGCGCTACGGGCTTCCGCAGCTCTACTTCAAGGGGATGCTCAAGGGTCTGGCCTAG
- a CDS encoding MerR family transcriptional regulator: protein MLTIGAFARACRLSPKALRLYGELGLLTPDRVDPRSGYRHYAPAQLERARLVAWLRRLGMPLARIREVCELAPDAAAGAVAAYWAQVEDDTAARRDLAAFLVDQLSRKDTVMTEPLTPVTMRCAALTDQGLVRPAQQDAAYAGPRLLAVADGYGPRGGPAATAAIEALKDLEHRDLASADLPTVLEEAAHRAHRAAPPADEASGSTLTALLRNGSQLALLHVGDSRAYVLRDSGLFRITHDHSLVQSLVDEGRLTPEEALSHPQRALLLRSLEGGTAFAPDLQLLEARPGERYLLCTDGLTSVVPAGTIQAVLTTADGPDQAVRDLIRLAREAGAPDNVGCVVGETVAA from the coding sequence CTGCTGACCATCGGGGCGTTCGCACGGGCCTGCCGGCTCTCACCGAAGGCGCTGCGGCTCTACGGCGAGCTCGGCCTGCTGACCCCGGACCGTGTCGACCCGCGGAGCGGCTACCGCCACTACGCCCCGGCCCAGCTGGAGCGGGCCCGGCTGGTGGCCTGGCTGCGCCGGCTCGGTATGCCGCTGGCCCGCATCCGCGAGGTGTGCGAACTGGCGCCGGACGCGGCAGCCGGAGCGGTCGCCGCGTACTGGGCGCAGGTCGAGGACGACACCGCCGCCCGCCGGGACCTGGCCGCCTTCCTCGTCGACCAGCTGTCCAGGAAGGACACCGTCATGACCGAACCGCTGACCCCTGTGACGATGCGCTGCGCCGCCCTGACCGATCAGGGACTGGTGCGCCCGGCCCAGCAGGACGCCGCCTACGCGGGACCGCGGCTGCTGGCGGTGGCCGACGGCTACGGCCCCCGTGGCGGCCCCGCCGCGACGGCCGCGATCGAGGCGCTCAAGGACCTGGAGCACCGGGACCTGGCCTCGGCCGATCTGCCGACCGTCCTGGAGGAGGCGGCGCATCGCGCACACCGCGCCGCCCCGCCGGCCGACGAGGCCTCCGGCAGCACCCTCACCGCGCTGCTGCGCAACGGCTCGCAGCTGGCGCTGCTGCACGTCGGGGACTCCCGCGCCTATGTCCTGCGCGACTCCGGCCTCTTCCGCATCACTCACGACCACAGCCTGGTCCAGTCGCTGGTCGACGAGGGCCGTCTCACCCCCGAGGAGGCCTTGTCGCACCCCCAGCGCGCGCTGCTGCTGCGGTCGCTGGAGGGCGGCACCGCGTTCGCCCCTGACCTGCAACTGCTGGAGGCCCGGCCCGGGGAGCGCTATCTGCTGTGCACCGACGGCCTGACCTCGGTGGTGCCGGCCGGCACGATCCAGGCCGTGCTGACCACGGCCGACGGCCCCGACCAGGCCGTACGGGACCTGATCCGACTCGCCCGCGAGGCGGGGGCGCCGGACAACGTGGGGTGCGTGGTGGGGGAGACCGTGGCGGCGTAG
- a CDS encoding amidohydrolase yields the protein MSDSDTTGMTGPTDDAEHSDGSAAVLAPLDDRLADLVALYEDLHRHPELGFQETRTAAEAARRLTGCGYDVTTGIAETGVVGVLRNGPGPVVLLRADMDALPVTENSGLDYASTVPGRMHACGHDIHVTCLLGAADLLAAARDRWSGTLVVLFQPAEEVGSGARAMLDAGLYTKGLVPTPDVVLAQHVAPLAAGLIAYCPGPCMAAADSLKITFHGTGGHGSRPETTVDPILMAAAFVQRVQSVVAREVAPADRAVVSVGSFQAGDTANVIPDRAVVRLSVRTFDETVRTAVLAAIDRIARAEAAASGADREPETEVLDSFPVTVNDATTLRQVNEQFTGLFGEQRVFAYEPAAGSEDAGLLATAAGAPLYYWWLGGWDPEEFQTALAAGRLAQDIPSNHSPHFVPVVRPTLTMGVQALTTAALNQLSRAGTDPGPAEAADRAGRGGAAIRV from the coding sequence ATGAGCGACAGCGACACGACAGGCATGACCGGCCCGACCGATGACGCCGAGCACAGCGACGGCTCCGCCGCCGTCCTGGCCCCGCTCGACGACCGCCTCGCGGACCTCGTGGCCCTCTACGAAGACCTGCACCGCCACCCCGAACTCGGCTTCCAGGAGACCCGTACGGCCGCCGAGGCCGCCCGCCGGCTGACCGGCTGCGGCTATGACGTCACCACCGGCATCGCCGAAACCGGCGTCGTCGGCGTGTTGCGCAACGGCCCGGGGCCCGTGGTCCTGCTGCGCGCAGACATGGACGCGCTGCCCGTCACCGAGAACTCCGGCCTGGACTACGCCTCCACGGTCCCCGGCCGGATGCACGCCTGCGGGCACGACATCCATGTGACCTGTCTGCTGGGCGCCGCCGACCTGCTCGCGGCGGCCCGCGACCGCTGGTCCGGCACGCTGGTCGTGCTCTTCCAGCCCGCCGAGGAGGTCGGCAGCGGGGCCCGCGCCATGCTCGACGCCGGCCTCTACACCAAGGGCCTGGTCCCCACGCCCGATGTGGTGCTGGCCCAGCATGTCGCTCCCCTCGCCGCCGGGCTGATCGCCTACTGCCCCGGGCCCTGTATGGCCGCCGCCGACAGCCTGAAGATCACCTTCCACGGCACCGGCGGCCACGGCTCCCGGCCCGAGACCACCGTCGACCCGATCCTGATGGCGGCGGCCTTCGTGCAGCGGGTGCAGTCCGTGGTGGCCCGCGAGGTCGCGCCGGCGGACCGGGCGGTGGTCAGTGTCGGCTCCTTCCAGGCCGGGGACACCGCCAATGTCATCCCCGACCGGGCCGTCGTACGGCTCAGCGTGCGCACCTTCGACGAGACGGTGCGCACGGCCGTGCTGGCCGCCATCGACCGCATCGCGCGCGCCGAGGCAGCCGCCTCCGGCGCGGACCGGGAGCCCGAGACCGAGGTCCTGGACTCCTTCCCCGTCACCGTCAACGACGCCACGACCCTGCGTCAGGTCAATGAGCAGTTCACCGGACTCTTCGGCGAGCAGCGGGTGTTCGCCTACGAGCCGGCGGCCGGCAGCGAGGACGCCGGACTGCTGGCCACCGCCGCCGGGGCACCGCTCTACTACTGGTGGCTGGGCGGCTGGGACCCGGAGGAGTTCCAGACGGCCCTGGCCGCCGGGCGGCTGGCGCAGGACATCCCCTCCAACCACTCGCCGCACTTCGTCCCGGTGGTCCGGCCGACGCTCACCATGGGCGTCCAGGCGCTGACCACCGCGGCGCTCAACCAGCTGTCCCGCGCGGGCACGGACCCGGGCCCGGCGGAGGCGGCGGACCGGGCCGGCCGGGGCGGGGCGGCGATACGCGTTTGA